In Oscillatoria sp. FACHB-1407, a single window of DNA contains:
- a CDS encoding universal stress protein, with translation MMIKKILVAIDVSLMSRWVVNTAISIAKQTQAQLGLLHILPVDESVTVPDSELETLEEYPTPTDSAIKCYIGHWHFDRLTATDNPDINILKSYTHDAIAQGVAAEFFQCLGEPGEAICDFARLWQANLIVIGHRGHSGLTELLLGSVSHYVANHAPCSVHIVRPTIQTSSTESAAIAAVLR, from the coding sequence ATGATGATTAAAAAAATTTTGGTAGCGATTGATGTTTCACTCATGAGTCGATGGGTCGTCAATACGGCTATATCAATTGCTAAACAGACCCAGGCTCAGTTGGGGTTGCTCCATATTTTGCCTGTGGACGAGTCTGTCACCGTACCTGATTCAGAACTGGAAACTTTAGAGGAATACCCTACACCTACAGACAGTGCTATCAAATGTTATATAGGGCATTGGCACTTCGATCGACTGACCGCCACAGATAACCCAGATATTAATATTTTGAAATCCTATACCCATGATGCGATCGCTCAGGGGGTTGCGGCTGAGTTTTTCCAGTGTTTGGGTGAACCGGGCGAAGCCATTTGTGACTTTGCTCGATTATGGCAAGCAAATCTAATTGTGATTGGGCATCGAGGCCACTCAGGTTTAACAGAACTGCTGCTGGGCAGCGTCAGCCATTATGTTGCTAATCATGCGCCCTGCTCGGTTCATATTGTTCGTCCTACGATTCAAACCAGTTCCACTGAGTCTGCGGCGATCGCGGCTGTTTTACGCTAA
- the nuoF gene encoding NADH-quinone oxidoreductase subunit NuoF, translating into MDLPELLDIAEKERQTQKAVHIRCCVAAGCVAADSLILREKLQAAVIAAGMADQVKVSGVGCMRLCCRAPLVAVDDKTQPDRSLLYETVTPDQASAIVAALQPTSISKTKCEPLQRGDLTHPFFTRQRSVVLENTGVIDPERIESYIAVGGYQSLHQVLREMTPHQVIDAITRSGLRGRGGAGYPTGLKWATVAKATTKGELSVTADRKFVVCNADEGDPGAFMDRSVMESDPHRMLEGMAIAAYAIGATQGYIYIRAEYSLASRRLQLAIRQAQQLGLLGSQIFDSPFDFRIDLRTGAGAYVCGEETALMASIEGKRGTPSPRPPYPAERGLWGFPTLINNVETFANVPSIIRYGSDWFASIGTEKSKGTKVFALTGHLRNTGLIEVPMGTSLRQIVEEMGGGVPGGGTAKAVQTGGPSGGCIPASAFDTPVDYESLAQLGSAMGSGGMIAMDQQTNMVDVARYFMEFCRDESCGKCIPCRVGTVQLHQLLTKIRSGKATSTDLELLEELCDMVKHTSLCGLGQSAPNPVFSTLRHFREDYLALIQSAPSSSDSSRANHHQE; encoded by the coding sequence ATGGATCTACCAGAACTGCTAGACATTGCTGAAAAAGAACGTCAAACTCAAAAGGCGGTTCATATTCGCTGTTGTGTCGCCGCAGGCTGTGTTGCAGCAGATTCACTGATCCTTCGAGAGAAGTTGCAAGCAGCCGTCATTGCAGCAGGGATGGCAGATCAAGTCAAGGTATCTGGGGTGGGTTGCATGCGGTTGTGCTGTCGTGCCCCTCTGGTTGCGGTGGATGATAAAACTCAACCCGATCGATCGTTGTTATATGAAACCGTCACGCCTGATCAAGCTTCAGCCATTGTTGCTGCTTTACAGCCAACCTCCATCTCCAAAACCAAGTGTGAACCGTTGCAACGGGGTGATTTGACCCATCCGTTTTTTACCCGTCAACGGTCGGTCGTTCTAGAAAATACGGGTGTGATCGACCCGGAACGGATTGAATCTTACATTGCAGTGGGAGGGTATCAGTCACTTCATCAGGTCTTACGCGAAATGACGCCTCATCAGGTAATTGATGCCATTACCCGTAGTGGTTTGCGGGGACGAGGCGGAGCAGGATACCCGACTGGGTTAAAGTGGGCAACGGTAGCAAAGGCGACGACAAAGGGGGAACTGTCAGTCACCGCCGATCGCAAATTTGTAGTATGCAATGCCGATGAGGGTGATCCGGGTGCATTTATGGATCGGAGTGTGATGGAAAGTGATCCACACCGCATGTTAGAAGGGATGGCGATCGCCGCTTATGCGATCGGTGCAACTCAAGGCTACATCTACATCCGAGCAGAGTATTCTCTAGCCAGTCGGCGGCTCCAACTGGCGATTCGGCAAGCCCAACAGTTAGGGCTGTTAGGCAGCCAAATCTTTGATTCTCCCTTTGACTTTCGGATTGATCTTCGCACTGGGGCTGGGGCTTATGTGTGTGGTGAAGAAACGGCTTTAATGGCATCCATTGAAGGCAAACGGGGAACTCCCAGCCCTCGTCCACCCTATCCAGCCGAACGGGGGTTATGGGGGTTCCCGACATTAATTAATAACGTTGAAACCTTCGCCAATGTCCCATCCATTATTCGCTATGGGTCTGACTGGTTTGCTAGCATTGGCACTGAGAAAAGCAAAGGCACAAAAGTTTTTGCTCTGACAGGCCACCTTCGCAACACAGGTTTAATTGAAGTACCGATGGGCACCTCTCTGCGACAAATTGTTGAAGAGATGGGAGGTGGTGTACCGGGCGGGGGAACTGCCAAAGCAGTACAAACGGGTGGTCCTTCGGGTGGCTGCATTCCTGCCTCTGCGTTTGATACTCCAGTGGATTACGAATCTTTGGCTCAACTCGGTTCCGCCATGGGTTCTGGCGGCATGATCGCGATGGATCAGCAAACCAATATGGTTGATGTTGCGCGTTATTTTATGGAATTTTGCCGAGATGAATCGTGCGGCAAATGCATTCCCTGTCGAGTCGGAACCGTGCAACTCCATCAGCTCCTTACCAAGATTCGGAGTGGGAAGGCAACGTCAACGGATCTGGAGCTGCTCGAAGAACTGTGTGACATGGTTAAACATACGAGCTTGTGTGGATTAGGACAATCAGCACCTAACCCTGTTTTCAGCACCCTGCGGCACTTTCGGGAGGATTATCTGGCGTTAATTCAATCCGCACCCTCCTCCTCAGACTCTTCACGGGCAAACCATCATCAAGAATAA
- the hoxE gene encoding bidirectional hydrogenase complex protein HoxE, whose translation MKHPSGDVSFRILDAAIKRYQYQQDALIEILHSAQDLFGYLDTNLLLYIAHSLKLPPSRVYGVATFYHLFSMVPKGVHHCVVCTGTACYVKGADALLSTVEQFAHLHAGETTANQQFSISTARCLGTCGLAPIVVIDDRVHGYQTPGLLRDRLRPLSRRIDTEV comes from the coding sequence ATGAAACATCCGAGTGGGGATGTAAGCTTCAGAATATTGGACGCTGCAATAAAACGTTATCAGTATCAACAAGACGCTCTGATTGAAATTTTGCACTCTGCACAAGATCTATTTGGTTATCTAGACACTAATCTGCTGTTGTATATTGCCCACAGCTTAAAGTTGCCCCCCAGCCGAGTATATGGCGTAGCAACGTTTTACCACCTATTTTCTATGGTGCCTAAAGGGGTACATCATTGTGTGGTTTGCACTGGCACGGCCTGCTACGTCAAAGGAGCAGATGCGCTCTTGTCTACCGTTGAACAGTTTGCTCATCTTCATGCTGGTGAAACGACAGCTAATCAACAATTTTCGATATCCACGGCTCGTTGTCTAGGAACCTGTGGTCTTGCGCCTATTGTTGTCATTGATGATCGAGTGCACGGTTATCAAACGCCAGGTTTGCTGCGCGATCGCCTAAGACCTCTCTCAAGGCGCATAGACACTGAGGTCTAG
- a CDS encoding response regulator transcription factor, whose amino-acid sequence MVSILALNSDYWSILQDHPLTKRELDVLRLIVDGYTNAAIAQKLYLSVGTIKTHVRNILSKFNVHDRTQAAVIALRAGLVN is encoded by the coding sequence ATGGTTAGCATTCTTGCGCTTAACTCAGATTATTGGAGCATTTTACAAGATCACCCGTTAACCAAGCGTGAACTCGATGTTTTACGGTTAATTGTGGATGGATATACAAATGCGGCGATCGCCCAAAAACTGTATTTAAGCGTTGGGACGATCAAGACGCATGTTCGTAATATTCTCAGCAAATTCAATGTTCACGATCGCACACAAGCAGCCGTTATTGCTTTACGGGCTGGATTGGTGAACTAG